Below is a window of Cytobacillus firmus DNA.
ATTCTGTCTGATTCTTAATCTACTGTGAGGAGGTGCAGTTCATGTTCAAAAAGGATAACAAAGGGAATAAAAAAGGGATTTGGGCGATCGGGGGTTTACTATTTGGCGCAGGTGCAGGTGCCATATTGGGGATTATAGCATACAATCAGCAATGTTTGGGATGACTGGAGAGTAACGTAATTCCCGCATCTGGATAGTGCGGGAACCTTATAATATTAGGAAGGAATATCGAATCAATGAGGAATTCCATGTCAAAGTATATTCGTATTTTCTTCTTAGGTGTGTTGGTAAGTGTCTTACTCTTTTTTATCTTTGGTTCAGTATTTATGGACGGAGGGAATCCGGCAGAAGAAGCAGTATACACATTCGGAACAATCATTGTCTTATTTATGTTATTTATTATCTCGCAGATGTGTTATTTAATTGATTTAATTAATAAGAAACGGTAACTCATTAATTGTCCGCTACTTAAGCGCGACCGGCACCCCAAATTCATCGAAAGGATGCTTAAAGTCAAATGCAAAAGAATCTGGTCCATGCTGGATATAAGAATCATATCTTTTGAAAGCTTCCATCCAGGAAACATTTGATAGCATATCCGACCACCATATAACATAATTAGGCTGTCTCTCAGGAAGAGGATCAAACCACTTATTCCTGTCCTGCAATGCTTGCCTATGAAGACCTGAATAGGTAAACAGATATATAGATTGCAGGTCTTTCCATACTGTTAAGGTAAGAACAGGAGTACCATTCCCTTTGATCATTTCTTCAGGGAGCTTCACTCTATTTGGGTTGAATTCTTTGATGAGCTGTCCAGTTTTAGCAGCCTCTCTCATTATATGATTTCCTGCTATAAAGAACTCCCTGGAGGCAGGGTGCTCTTCTGTATGCTTTAGCTGTCCAACTGTCAAAATTGCCGCAAATGCCAAGTTAATTCCCCCATCATTCCTTTTTATCTACCTATATTCTGAAAAGAATGGACTAATTCCTGGATGGAGAGGATAATTTAAATGGATGTTGCCATTTTAGATTCTAATAGGGGTGCTTATTTAACTTCCCTTAAGCCCTGCCCTTCAAGAATATCCCGGATACCTTCTTCACAAACGCCATATGAGCGCCACGAACAAGTTTCACAAACAGTCTGTATGTCTGAGGGAAGAGCATACTTCTGGATGTTTGACTCTATGTCCTGCCAGTAAAGAATTTGTCCGATATTCAGCCCTAATTTCTCTAAAATAACAGCATCCCTTTCATAAATATCATCGTGTTCACAATGGTATTCACCTGAGTTGGGATACTTTTCACACAGGTGATCCGGCCCTTTAACAAGCTGTATCCATGTCCTGGGGTTGTCTCTCAAGGTTTGATGCATACGGGTCATATTTTCCACATATTCCTGAGAGTAGCCCATTCCCCGATAGCCCAGAAGGCAAAATAGATGATGGCCACGCAGCTTATACATAATATCCCCCCATTGTTTAGATTAGATATATTGGTAAACTAAAATGATAAATAGGTTAACATAATTATTTATATTATCATATATTTTGCCTTATGAACCTTGATTGAAAAGTGGAGAAATGGGAATATGTAGTAGGATGGAATTTTAACTTTATAAATGAGCACATTGATTGTTGACGTATTTGACTTTGGTTTTTATAATCTTATCAAGTGATAGGGTTCGCTTACTTGAAAGGGATTTTGTTTATGTCACTAAATGCAAACGATACACATAAAAAAATTGTGAAAGCAGCACATAAGCTTTTTATGGATTTAGGGTATCGGGCGGTTTCCACGAGAAGAATTGCTGAAGCCTGCGGCATTACGCAGCCTACCCTTTATCATCACTTTTCCAATAAAAAGGCCATTTATATGGAAGTGCTGAGGACTGAACTGGTTGATATGCAAAACGCATTAGGCAGAATTATTAAGCGTTTTGAGGATGATATTGAAGAATGCTTATTCCAGGTCACTTATTATATTTTAATCAATAAGCCTCCTTCAATGGGCCAGATGTTTCATGATATTCAAAAAGAATTAGATCAGGAGCATCAGGGAACCGTTCGGAAATGGTGGATGGAGTCTTATCAGGATCCTATTGCCTCGATCTTTGAAAAAGGCATTAAAGATCAAAAGCTGAGGGATCCCGGGGAAATAGGATCTGACCCGGTTTCATCGGCGTACCTGCTTTTAAGTCTGATTTCATCAAGGAATACTGATTACAAATTGAAAGAAAGCCTGGCGAAAGAACAAGCCAGATTTTATATCAAAGTGATTCTTTATGGTTTATCGCAGTCTAACGGGCAGTAAGACCCCCCCTTCAAGACTCAGATGAATCAAAGAAGGATAAGCGGGGGTCAAACTGCCCGTAAAGGCCCGATTGGTTCAACTAACAATCAGCGGGGAAAAGCCCCCCCACTGATTGAAGTTTCACTTTATCGCAGTCTAACGGGCAGTAAGCCCCCACTTTGAGACTCAGCGGAATCAGAGGAGGATAAGTGGGGTCAAACTGCCCGTAAAGCCGAAATACGAACAAAGACTAAGAACGCCACGTCCTCCCAAAAGCTGCCGCTTTCGGTCGTGCGATGTATCGCTGCCG
It encodes the following:
- a CDS encoding DUF3291 domain-containing protein, with translation MAFAAILTVGQLKHTEEHPASREFFIAGNHIMREAAKTGQLIKEFNPNRVKLPEEMIKGNGTPVLTLTVWKDLQSIYLFTYSGLHRQALQDRNKWFDPLPERQPNYVIWWSDMLSNVSWMEAFKRYDSYIQHGPDSFAFDFKHPFDEFGVPVALK
- a CDS encoding DUF1284 domain-containing protein codes for the protein MYKLRGHHLFCLLGYRGMGYSQEYVENMTRMHQTLRDNPRTWIQLVKGPDHLCEKYPNSGEYHCEHDDIYERDAVILEKLGLNIGQILYWQDIESNIQKYALPSDIQTVCETCSWRSYGVCEEGIRDILEGQGLREVK
- a CDS encoding TetR/AcrR family transcriptional regulator; amino-acid sequence: MSLNANDTHKKIVKAAHKLFMDLGYRAVSTRRIAEACGITQPTLYHHFSNKKAIYMEVLRTELVDMQNALGRIIKRFEDDIEECLFQVTYYILINKPPSMGQMFHDIQKELDQEHQGTVRKWWMESYQDPIASIFEKGIKDQKLRDPGEIGSDPVSSAYLLLSLISSRNTDYKLKESLAKEQARFYIKVILYGLSQSNGQ